One segment of Tepidibacillus fermentans DNA contains the following:
- a CDS encoding helix-turn-helix domain-containing protein: MHIGNRIKKLRESLGIKRKDFASGVISYSHLSNIEVGKNGASEEILIAIAKKLNVPKEYLTRYKDIDHDLETKLSSLKANLDLKNLDEAESILENIKKDYPYINSIDQEALYYLLESYYYFRTNNHKDFAIIYEKELLPLLEIVEIDRIPSELFKETYYYLNAVNHFTNKQYEDSYQCFLKQLPLVKDPIIKAGTNYNIALSLAKLNKTNLAIPYANNALDVYLHENKWTNAAENYTLLGGLYIEERDFASAEQNLQKALDLAENFNNEKLKGKIYHNLGIVYKNLKKLNKSMDYFLKSLELNKATNNELFITYESIMEIYLEQNSLDDLTNILKEAKQYCNKEEDAYHFKIIEAKLLLKQNQLAEYELLMKEAIEYYYKNKMWKHLLPISEELGNFYKESKKYKPASQYYKIALDAVSDLYK, translated from the coding sequence ATGCATATTGGTAATCGAATTAAGAAATTACGTGAATCTTTGGGGATTAAAAGGAAAGACTTTGCTTCAGGTGTTATATCCTACTCTCACTTAAGCAATATTGAGGTTGGTAAAAATGGTGCTTCAGAAGAGATATTAATCGCAATTGCAAAAAAACTTAATGTGCCAAAAGAATATTTAACAAGATATAAGGATATTGATCATGATTTAGAGACCAAATTATCCTCTTTGAAAGCGAATCTAGATCTTAAAAACTTAGATGAAGCAGAGTCAATTTTAGAGAATATAAAAAAAGATTATCCTTATATTAACTCTATCGATCAAGAAGCTCTCTATTATTTGTTAGAAAGCTACTATTATTTCAGAACAAACAATCATAAGGATTTTGCAATAATTTATGAGAAAGAATTATTACCCCTTCTCGAAATCGTGGAGATAGACCGTATTCCCTCAGAACTTTTTAAAGAAACTTATTATTACCTAAATGCTGTCAACCATTTTACAAATAAACAATATGAGGATAGTTACCAATGTTTTCTTAAACAACTTCCTTTAGTAAAAGATCCGATTATAAAGGCCGGAACTAACTACAATATTGCCTTATCTTTGGCAAAATTAAACAAAACAAATCTAGCCATTCCGTATGCTAATAATGCCTTAGATGTTTATCTTCATGAAAACAAATGGACAAATGCAGCTGAAAATTATACTTTATTAGGTGGTTTATATATAGAGGAACGAGATTTTGCCAGTGCAGAACAAAATTTGCAAAAAGCTTTAGATCTAGCTGAAAATTTTAATAATGAAAAACTTAAAGGGAAAATATATCATAACTTAGGAATCGTATACAAAAACCTTAAGAAATTAAATAAAAGTATGGATTACTTTTTAAAAAGTTTAGAACTTAATAAAGCCACAAATAATGAGCTGTTTATTACATATGAATCTATTATGGAGATATATTTAGAACAAAATTCCTTAGATGATTTAACTAACATTCTTAAAGAAGCTAAGCAATATTGTAATAAGGAAGAGGATGCCTACCATTTTAAGATAATTGAGGCTAAATTACTCTTAAAGCAAAATCAATTGGCAGAGTACGAATTGTTGATGAAAGAAGCTATAGAATATTATTATAAAAATAAAATGTGGAAGCATTTATTACCGATTTCTGAGGAATTGGGTAATTTCTATAAAGAGTCAAAAAAGTATAAACCGGCATCCCAATATTATAAAATTGCGTTGGATGCTGTAAGTGATCTATATAAATAA